In Callithrix jacchus isolate 240 chromosome 18, calJac240_pri, whole genome shotgun sequence, one DNA window encodes the following:
- the CELF3 gene encoding CUGBP Elav-like family member 3 isoform X5, protein MAIERGRGSCLDCASLSRVENLYSTPETDITDVRGKEVGVGRGVWRGEVFVEESAAGEQSSGTQIPRHLEEKDLKPIFEQFGRIFELTVIKDKYTGLHKGCAFLTYCARDSALKAQSALHEQKTLPGMNRPIQVKPADSENRGEDRKLFVGMLGKQQTDEDVRKMFEPFGTIDECTVLRGPDGTSKGCAFVKFQTHAEAQAAINTLHSSRTLPGASSSLVVKFADTEKERGLRRMQQVATQLGMFSPIALQFGAYSAYTQAGPAPLSSPSHQLMQQQAALVAAHSAYLSPMATMAAVQMQHMAAINANGLIATPITPSSAQSPAAPVDPLQQAYAGMQHYTAAYPAAYSLVAPAFPQPPALVTQQPPPPPQQQQQQQQQQQQQQREGPDGCNIFIYHLPQEFTDSEILQMFVPFGHVISAKVFVDRATNQSKCFGFVSFDNPASAQAAIQAMNGFQIGMKRLKVQLKRPKDANRPY, encoded by the exons ATGGCGATAGAAAGAGGGCGTGGCTCTTGCCTGGATTGTGCGTCCCTCTCTAGGGTAGAGAATTTGTATTCGACCCCTGAGACTGACATCACTGATGTCAGGGGAaaggaggtgggagtggggaggggggtgTGGAGGGGGGAGGTTTTTGTTGAGGAGAGCGCGGCCGGAGAGCAGAGCTCCGGGACCCAG ATCCCGAGGCATCTGGAGGAGAAGGACCTGAAGCCCATCTTCGAACAGTTTGGTCGGATCTTCGAGCTGACTGTCATCAAGGACAAGTACACCGGGCTGCACAAGG GATGTGCCTTCCTGACATACTGTGCCCGGGATTCAGCCCTGAAGGCCCAGAGCGCCCTGCACGAACAGAAGACACTTCCAGGG aTGAACAGGCCGATCCAGGTCAAACCAGCAGACAGCGAGAACCGAGGAG AAGACCGGAAGCTCTTTGTGGGGATGCTAGGGAAGCAGCAGACAGATGAGGACGTCCGCAAGATGTTCGAACCCTTCGGGACCATAGACGAGTGCACTGTGCTCCGGGGGCCAGACGGCACCAGCAAAG GCTGCGCCTTCGTGAAGTTCCAGACCCACGCAGAGGCCCAGGCGGCCATCAACACCCTTCACAGCAGCCGGACCCTGCCA GGTGCCTCGTCCAGCCTGGTGGTGAAGTTTGCTGACACCGAGAAGGAGCGAGGTCTCCGCCGCATGCAGCAGGTGGCCACCCAGCTGGGCATGTTCAGCCCCATCGCCCTCCAGTTTGGAGCCTACAGCGCCTACACCCAGGCC GGGCCTGCCCCACTGtcctctccctcccaccagcTGATGCAGCAGCAGGCGGCCCTGGTAGCGGCTCACAGTGCCTACCTCAGCCCCATGGCCACCATGGCTGCTGTGCAGATGCAGCACATGGCTGCCATCAATGCCAATGGCCTCATCGCCACCCCCATCACCCCATCCTCAG CCCAGAGCCCCGCGGCCCCCGTGGACCCCCTGCAGCAGGCCTACGCGGGGATGCAGCACTACACAG CAGCCTACCCGGCAGCCTACAGTCTGGTTGCGCCTGCGTTCCCGCAGCCCCCAGCCCTGGTCACCCAGCAGCCCCCACCACcccctcagcagcagcagcagcagcagcagcagcaacagcagcagcaaagagAAG GCCCTGATGGCTGCAACATCTTCATCTATCACCTGCCCCAGGAGTTCACTGACTCAGAGATCCTCCAGATGTTTGTCCCCTTTGGCCACGTCATCTCAGCCAAAGTCTTTGTTGACCGGGCCACCAATCAGAGCAAATGTTTTG GCTTTGTGAGTTTCGACAATCCAGCCAGTGCCCAGGCTGCCATCCAGGCCATGAATGGCTTCCAGATCGGCATGAAGCGCCTCAAAGTCCAGCTAAAGCGGCCTAAGGATGCCAACCGGCCCTACTGA
- the CELF3 gene encoding CUGBP Elav-like family member 3 isoform X10 has product MAIERGRGSCLDCASLSRVENLYSTPETDITDVRGKEVGVGRGVWRGEVFVEESAAGEQSSGTQIPRHLEEKDLKPIFEQFGRIFELTVIKDKYTGLHKGCAFLTYCARDSALKAQSALHEQKTLPGMNRPIQVKPADSENRGDRKLFVGMLGKQQTDEDVRKMFEPFGTIDECTVLRGPDGTSKGCAFVKFQTHAEAQAAINTLHSSRTLPGASSSLVVKFADTEKERGLRRMQQVATQLGMFSPIALQFGAYSAYTQALMQQQAALVAAHSAYLSPMATMAAVQMQHMAAINANGLIATPITPSSAQSPAAPVDPLQQAYAGMQHYTAAYPAAYSLVAPAFPQPPALVTQQPPPPPQQQQQQQQQQQQQQREGPDGCNIFIYHLPQEFTDSEILQMFVPFGHVISAKVFVDRATNQSKCFGFVSFDNPASAQAAIQAMNGFQIGMKRLKVQLKRPKDANRPY; this is encoded by the exons ATGGCGATAGAAAGAGGGCGTGGCTCTTGCCTGGATTGTGCGTCCCTCTCTAGGGTAGAGAATTTGTATTCGACCCCTGAGACTGACATCACTGATGTCAGGGGAaaggaggtgggagtggggaggggggtgTGGAGGGGGGAGGTTTTTGTTGAGGAGAGCGCGGCCGGAGAGCAGAGCTCCGGGACCCAG ATCCCGAGGCATCTGGAGGAGAAGGACCTGAAGCCCATCTTCGAACAGTTTGGTCGGATCTTCGAGCTGACTGTCATCAAGGACAAGTACACCGGGCTGCACAAGG GATGTGCCTTCCTGACATACTGTGCCCGGGATTCAGCCCTGAAGGCCCAGAGCGCCCTGCACGAACAGAAGACACTTCCAGGG aTGAACAGGCCGATCCAGGTCAAACCAGCAGACAGCGAGAACCGAGGAG ACCGGAAGCTCTTTGTGGGGATGCTAGGGAAGCAGCAGACAGATGAGGACGTCCGCAAGATGTTCGAACCCTTCGGGACCATAGACGAGTGCACTGTGCTCCGGGGGCCAGACGGCACCAGCAAAG GCTGCGCCTTCGTGAAGTTCCAGACCCACGCAGAGGCCCAGGCGGCCATCAACACCCTTCACAGCAGCCGGACCCTGCCA GGTGCCTCGTCCAGCCTGGTGGTGAAGTTTGCTGACACCGAGAAGGAGCGAGGTCTCCGCCGCATGCAGCAGGTGGCCACCCAGCTGGGCATGTTCAGCCCCATCGCCCTCCAGTTTGGAGCCTACAGCGCCTACACCCAGGCC cTGATGCAGCAGCAGGCGGCCCTGGTAGCGGCTCACAGTGCCTACCTCAGCCCCATGGCCACCATGGCTGCTGTGCAGATGCAGCACATGGCTGCCATCAATGCCAATGGCCTCATCGCCACCCCCATCACCCCATCCTCAG CCCAGAGCCCCGCGGCCCCCGTGGACCCCCTGCAGCAGGCCTACGCGGGGATGCAGCACTACACAG CAGCCTACCCGGCAGCCTACAGTCTGGTTGCGCCTGCGTTCCCGCAGCCCCCAGCCCTGGTCACCCAGCAGCCCCCACCACcccctcagcagcagcagcagcagcagcagcagcaacagcagcagcaaagagAAG GCCCTGATGGCTGCAACATCTTCATCTATCACCTGCCCCAGGAGTTCACTGACTCAGAGATCCTCCAGATGTTTGTCCCCTTTGGCCACGTCATCTCAGCCAAAGTCTTTGTTGACCGGGCCACCAATCAGAGCAAATGTTTTG GCTTTGTGAGTTTCGACAATCCAGCCAGTGCCCAGGCTGCCATCCAGGCCATGAATGGCTTCCAGATCGGCATGAAGCGCCTCAAAGTCCAGCTAAAGCGGCCTAAGGATGCCAACCGGCCCTACTGA